The Nothobranchius furzeri mitochondrion, complete genome genome has a window encoding:
- the COX2 gene encoding cytochrome c oxidase subunit II (TAA stop codon is completed by the addition of 3' A residues to the mRNA), giving the protein MAHPSQLGFQDATSPVMEELLHFHDHTLMIVFLISTLVLYIIIAMVTTKLTNKFILDSQEIEIIWTLLPAMILILIALPSLRILYLMDEISNSHLTIKTIGHQWYWSYEYTDYENITFDSYMTPTQDLMPGQFRLLETDHRMVVPMESPTRILVSADDVLHSWAVPSLGIKMDAVPGRLNQTAFIVSRPGVYYGQCSEICGANHSFMPIVVEAVPLKYFEDWSSLMLQDA; this is encoded by the coding sequence ATGGCACATCCCTCCCAACTAGGTTTTCAAGATGCAACTTCTCCTGTAATAGAAGAACTTCTTCACTTTCATGATCACACTTTAATAATTGTTTTTTTAATCAGCACGTTAGTACTATACATCATTATTGCAATAGTAACCACCAAACTTACTAATAAGTTTATCCTTGACTCACAAGAAATTGAAATTATTTGAACATTACTTCCAGCCATGATTTTAATCTTAATCGCTCTTCCATCGCTTCGTATCCTGTACCTAATAGATGAAATTAGCAACTCTCATCTCACTATTAAAACCATTGGGCACCAATGATATTGAAGCTATGAATATACAGATTATGAAAACATCACATTCGACTCCTATATAACTCCTACCCAAGATCTAATGCCTGGTCAGTTCCGATTACTAGAAACAGATCACCGAATAGTAGTTCCTATGGAGTCACCTACCCGAATCCTCGTTTCTGCAGACGACGTTTTACACTCGTGAGCTGTTCCAAGCCTTGGCATTAAAATAGATGCAGTACCAGGACGGTTAAACCAAACAGCATTTATTGTCTCGCGACCAGGTGTATATTACGGCCAGTGCTCTGAAATTTGTGGAGCTAACCATAGTTTTATACCCATTGTTGTTGAAGCTGTTCCACTAAAATACTTTGAAGATTGATCTTCCCTAATACTCCAAGATGCCT
- the ATP8 gene encoding ATP synthase F0 subunit 8 produces the protein MPQLNPNPWFMIMTFAWLLFLIVIPPKVLAHTTPNNALPQKVVCSRTESWVWPWY, from the coding sequence ATGCCACAACTCAACCCCAATCCCTGATTTATAATCATAACCTTCGCCTGATTACTTTTCCTGATTGTTATTCCCCCAAAAGTATTGGCACATACAACTCCTAATAATGCTTTACCACAAAAAGTTGTATGTTCTCGTACAGAGTCTTGAGTCTGACCATGATATTAA